In the genome of Coraliomargarita sinensis, one region contains:
- a CDS encoding transposase, producing the protein RFSKNNAVTEGFHRKMKLIQRRAYGFKNFDNYRLRVIAQCG; encoded by the coding sequence CGATTCTCCAAAAACAACGCCGTCACCGAAGGCTTCCACAGAAAAATGAAACTTATACAAAGACGCGCATACGGCTTCAAAAACTTTGATAACTACCGACTCAGAGTCATCGCCCAGTGCGGTTAA